A genomic segment from Gracilimonas sediminicola encodes:
- a CDS encoding cold-shock protein produces the protein MEYGKIKWFDAQKGFGFIEPENGGKDIFVHRNNIQNLGFEEGLADGEEVEFEVEETPKGLSAVEVSRVG, from the coding sequence ATGGAATACGGTAAAATTAAATGGTTTGATGCTCAAAAAGGTTTTGGTTTCATCGAACCTGAAAATGGTGGAAAAGATATTTTTGTACACCGCAACAACATTCAAAACCTTGGATTTGAAGAGGGGCTTGCTGACGGTGAAGAAGTAGAATTTGAAGTCGAAGAAACTCCTAAAGGCCTTAGCGCTGTTGAAGTTTCAAGAGTCGGATAA